The DNA segment AGATTGCAGCACTATAGGCTCCCAGCCCATTTTTTCGAGTATTTTATGCGCTGGCTGACGAAATCCATCGGCATTTACCTCTCCTTCACCTAATAATGGTAGCGAAAGGTGTGCTAATGGGGCAAGATCACCCGATGCGCCTAATGATCCTAAGGTGTAAACTACAGGAAGTATATCATTGTTATAAAACTCAATTAATCGCTCTACTGTTTGTAATTGTACACCCGAATGACCGTAGCTCAACGATTGTATTTTTAGCAATAGCATTATTTTTACAATGGTTTCAGGTACTTCATCGCCGGTACCACAGGCATGCGATTTTACAAGATTTTCTTGCAGTTTAGAAAGATCGTCATTAGATATTTTTACATCACATAGCGAACCGAATCCAGTATTTATACCATATATAGGTTCATCATGCTCCTTCATTTTATTGTCAAGATAGGTACGACATTTCTGGATATTTACTCTAGCTTCCTCAGAGAGTGCTAGTTTCATATCCTGAGAAAGGATGTGTTGTACTTTTTCAAGAGATAATATATCGGAGCTTATATAATGTATGGTTTCCATTTTAAGAGTTGTTTAAAGGGGCAAAATTCACTATTCCTCAATTAAAAAACAACTTTTTTAGCAATTTTTCATTTATTTAGACTTGCGGCACAATATTATTATATGCTTTACTGAGATATTTAATAATATCTGATGCTATAAATGACTGGCCACTAATTTCTTTAACAGCTACATCAGCAGTTAACCCATGCAAATAAACGCCAAAAATAGCAGCAGAAACAGGAGCGTATCCTTGTGCTAAAAGCGAGGTAATAATACCAGCCAACACATCGCCGCTCCCCCCTGTTGCCAAAGCAGCATTACCACTTGTATTTATATAAACATCATCTCTTTGTACCACAAGAGTACGGGCATCTTTAGCTACTATAATAACATTATGCTTTTTAGAAAAACTCTTCAATTTTTCTAGTTTATCAAAATCATCTTCCCAATTCCCTAGTAGTCTTTCCAGTTCTTTCGGGTGCGGCGTTACTATTGTGTTTTGTGGTATTAATGTAAGCCAATCTTTATTCCCCGAAATCATATTGAGCGCATCGGCATCTATTACTAACGGTATAGTATTCTTTTTAAGAAAATTATGTAGTGCTTTTTGTGTTTTGGGATTTTGCCCTATTCCCACACCAATACTAATGGCGTTTGGTTTTATATCATAATCTATTTTTTCTATCTCCCTCTCGCCATCTGTCAACACCATCGCTTCAGGAAAGTAGCTTTGCATTATTTCATATCCGCATTCAGGTATATAAGCAGTAACCAGCCCGCAACCTGTTTTTAACGCTGCTTTAGTAGAAAGGCATACCGCTCCTATTTTACCATAACTCCCCCCAATTATCAGCACATGTCCTTGTGTGCCTTTATGTGCATAAGGTAATAATGGTTTGTATCTTTTTAGGGCTTCTGCCCTATCAATAAGATGATAATGTGATGTAGTAGTGTCTAAAAACTCTTTATCTAAACCAATATCTAGTATTTTTATAGTTTTAGAATACTTATAATTATCCGATAAATAGAATGCGAGTTTAGGAAACTGAAAAGTAAGTACATAATCTACCTGTACTGCTATTTCGGTTTTTTTGTCCAAAAACATTCCCGAAGGTACATCTACCGCTACTACAGTCGCCGAGCTATTATTAATTTGATTAATAATCATTTTCACAGCTTCATCAGGTTCACGGGTAAGCCCTATACCAAAAATAGCATCTATAATAACTAATTTGCCTTTTGTGTATTGGTCATTTTCTTTATTGTTATTAGTTATACCTACTTCTTTTGCGCGCTCAAAATTTATTAAAAAATCTGCCGATGGTTTCCCTGCGCTTTCTACAATATTGAGCATTACATTATAATTATCCTGTTTCAGTAGTCTAGCTATTACCAGTCCGTCACCACCATTATTACCTTGCCCGCAAAAAACATGAAACAGCGTTTCTTTATCAGGAAACTCCTGCTTTAACCATAAATATACTTGCGTAGCAGCACGCTCCATTAAATCAGTAGAGGTTATTTGCTGATTTTGTATCGTAATTTCGTCTGCTTTTCTAACTTCGGAAGCTCCAAAAATTTTCATGATTAAGTGTGTATTAATTCTATAAAATTATTATATAATAACAGGATATCACTATTTTAAATATGATTTTATCCGATATAATTAAATATTATCAGCTATTCATTATTTTTAAAGTAAGTTTTTCAATAATTTAGCATCATAAAACTCAATTATAAACAAACGCAATGAAAAATACTGCGCTTACGCACATTCACGAAGCACTAGGTGCCAAAATGGTACCATTTGCAGGTTATAATATGCCTGTACAATATGAAGGAGTAACTATTGAACACGAAACCGTAAGAAACGGTGTTGGTGTTTTTGATGTATCGCACATGGGTGAGTTTCTAATTTCAGGACCAAATGCGCTAAACTTGATACAAAAAATAGCGAGTAATGATGCATCGGTACTTACCGTAGGTCGTGCACAATACTCTTGTATGCCAAATGAAGATGGCGGAATTGTAGATGACCTTATTATCTATCGTATTAAAGACGATGAGTATTTACTTGTGGTAAATGCTTCGAATATAGAGAAAGACTGGAACTGGATTTCGAGTAAAAATGATATGAATGCAACAATGCGTAATATCTCTGAAGATTATTCGTTACTAGCTATACAAGGTCCTAAAGCTGTAGAGGCAATGCAATCGCTTACATCTGTAGATCTTGCAGCTATAAAATACTACCATTTTGAAGTAGCAGATTTTGCAGGTGTAGAACATGTTATTATTTCGGCTACAGGTTATACTGGTAG comes from the Flavobacterium arcticum genome and includes:
- a CDS encoding NAD(P)H-hydrate dehydratase, with protein sequence MKIFGASEVRKADEITIQNQQITSTDLMERAATQVYLWLKQEFPDKETLFHVFCGQGNNGGDGLVIARLLKQDNYNVMLNIVESAGKPSADFLINFERAKEVGITNNNKENDQYTKGKLVIIDAIFGIGLTREPDEAVKMIINQINNSSATVVAVDVPSGMFLDKKTEIAVQVDYVLTFQFPKLAFYLSDNYKYSKTIKILDIGLDKEFLDTTTSHYHLIDRAEALKRYKPLLPYAHKGTQGHVLIIGGSYGKIGAVCLSTKAALKTGCGLVTAYIPECGYEIMQSYFPEAMVLTDGEREIEKIDYDIKPNAISIGVGIGQNPKTQKALHNFLKKNTIPLVIDADALNMISGNKDWLTLIPQNTIVTPHPKELERLLGNWEDDFDKLEKLKSFSKKHNVIIVAKDARTLVVQRDDVYINTSGNAALATGGSGDVLAGIITSLLAQGYAPVSAAIFGVYLHGLTADVAVKEISGQSFIASDIIKYLSKAYNNIVPQV
- the gcvT gene encoding glycine cleavage system aminomethyltransferase GcvT, with the protein product MKNTALTHIHEALGAKMVPFAGYNMPVQYEGVTIEHETVRNGVGVFDVSHMGEFLISGPNALNLIQKIASNDASVLTVGRAQYSCMPNEDGGIVDDLIIYRIKDDEYLLVVNASNIEKDWNWISSKNDMNATMRNISEDYSLLAIQGPKAVEAMQSLTSVDLAAIKYYHFEVADFAGVEHVIISATGYTGSGGFEIYAKNTEIEQIWKKVFEAGASYGIKPVGLAARDTLRLEMGFCLYGNDINDTTSPLEAGLGWITKFTKDFTNAEALKKQKEEGVTRKLVAFELTERGIPRHDYEITDKDGNVIGIVTSGTMSPSLSKGIGLGYVPVAYTAVDSEIYIRIRKKDIPAKVVKLPFYKK